One Pseudocalidococcus azoricus BACA0444 genomic window carries:
- a CDS encoding type II toxin-antitoxin system HicB family antitoxin, whose amino-acid sequence MKKFTAVIEKDSDTKLYVGYVPGFPGSHSQGETLDELQDNLREVIEMLLEDEDLEIKTEFIGTQQITVG is encoded by the coding sequence ATGAAAAAATTTACTGCTGTCATTGAAAAAGATTCCGATACCAAGCTTTATGTTGGCTATGTTCCTGGGTTTCCTGGATCACATTCACAGGGAGAGACGTTGGACGAATTACAGGATAATCTCCGAGAAGTGATTGAGATGCTTTTAGAGGATGAAGACCTCGAGATCAAGACGGAATTCATCGGAACACAACAGATCACGGTT